The Bacillus sp. E(2018) genome includes the window TAGCGCGGCGGTTCCAGCTCCATTTATCGTTATACAGATGCTTTAAAACAGCGGTATCGTCTCTAGTCAACGGCTGTACATCGGCATGCTTATTGCCGGCTCTTCTTTGTACTTGAAAATAAAAGCCTGTCTCTAAATCCACAACTTTAAAAGTAGCACCTTTAGGAAGGAGTTTGTTTACTTTCTCCCATTCTAAAACTTCCCCCTTCTTTACGATTGGGAAATAAGTTAGGGGTTCTTTTGCTTCAGAGGTGAGGGGAAAGAAGAAGCTTAAACAAGCTGTTAATAGAACTCCAATCCTGATCTTATTCCACATAGTCAGTCCTCAATTCCGTATGTTTTTCTCTTCCTTAATATGGATTGTTTTGTCCTTTTTATCCTCCAAAAATAATGAAGTGAATAAAAAGGGTGAGATGGTTCGTCTAACAAGGAAAGGGGGAGCTTATGAAGATTATTAAAAAATTGTTCATGCAGCTGTTTTTAACGATTATTTCAATCGTACTGATCAGCGGTCTGCCTGATTTAATCATGAACAAGAACGTATCCATGTATTTTCAAAAAATTAAAGTAGTTCTATTCGATGTTATTCATTTAAATGAGATGACTTATATGAATCAGGGAAAACAAAGGTTGTTTTTAGAGGATATCTGGTCACCGTATCTCTATTCGTTAACCATTCTTTTTGGCGCATTATTCATTGCCTTCTGTATGGCACAACTTCTTACTTGGTGCACGTTGATCATGCCGATGTTTATTAGAAGAACAGTGAAAAACATTCTTACGTTTTTAGAATCATTACCAGATCTTCTTGTTTTTGCACTCGTACAGATGATAATTGTTCTTATTTTTAAAAAGACAGGCATACTCGTTTCAAATGTAGCTTCACTAGGAGCTGAAGATCGTGTTTATATGGTGCCGATCGTGTGTTTAATGATCTTACCTTTTGTTTATTTTTATAAGATGATGATTCTTCTATCGGAAGAGGAGCTTGGAAAATCATATGTTGAGATGAGTTTAGCGAAGGGCATGCGAAGAATATACGT containing:
- a CDS encoding ABC transporter permease subunit gives rise to the protein MKIIKKLFMQLFLTIISIVLISGLPDLIMNKNVSMYFQKIKVVLFDVIHLNEMTYMNQGKQRLFLEDIWSPYLYSLTILFGALFIAFCMAQLLTWCTLIMPMFIRRTVKNILTFLESLPDLLVFALVQMIIVLIFKKTGILVSNVASLGAEDRVYMVPIVCLMILPFVYFYKMMILLSEEELGKSYVEMSLAKGMRRIYVLIVHVTRNTSEGIFHFSKSVLWFMISNLLLVEVIFNIHGITHYMYSDFRPEMLAACLILLVIPFFLLYGVFEWTIIRFSRRGELL